A stretch of DNA from Roseovarius sp. W115:
GCGTTTAATACCTGGTTTGAAGATCGCCGGTCTGAGGGCTGGGTGGCAGAGGTGTCTGCGCTTGAGACCAAGGGCTTTCCCAACCGGTTCGACACGACTTTCAGCGATGTCTCTCTGGCCGATCCTGAAACGGGTCTCGCCTGGGAGGCACCGTTTTTTCAGATTTTCGCGCTCAGCTACAAGCCGAACCACGTGATTGCCGTCTGGCCCAACGAGCAGCGCATCGCGACGCCCCTCGCAAAGTATGATCTCGCCAGCGAAGACATGCGCGCCAGCCTTGTGACGCAAGCCGCGACAACCCTGCCGCTGGATCGCTTAACGCTGACGGCCGAAGCGCTGAGTGTCCTGGAAGAAGGCGCACGCGAGCCAACCCGCGCCAAGGCGCTGACCCTGGCGGTTGAACGCCAGTCCGTTGCCGAAAACAGTTACAGGTTGGGGTTCAAGGCCGATGGATTTTCGCCCGCGCTCGATTGGCGGGTTCAGATTGACCCCAATGGCACCTTGCCTGACACGTTGGACGCGCTGTCTGCGGATCTGACCGTGGATTTTGATGCCCCTTGGGACATTAACGCGATCCAAACTGCCCGTCCTCAGCCACGCAAGATCAATCTGCGACTGGCCGAGGCGCGGTGGGGGCAGTTGGAATTGCAAGCCGCAGGCGAAATGACAGTGGACGCCGCTGGCATCCCGGAAGGCGAGATCACGATCAAGGCGCGCAACTGGCGTGATATCCTCAAGCTAGCGGTTGAAACCGGAGCGATCCCCGAAGGGTTTGCAGGCAGTCTTGAGGACGGGCTGTCGCTGATGTCGCAACTGGCGGGCAATCCCAAAACTCTGGACATTCCTTTGGGGCTGCGCGGCGGACGGGTGCTTCTTGGCCCAGTACCAATTGGCCCGGCCCCCAGGCTTGTTCTGCGTTAGCGGCAAAAGGCCCCGCCACGATGGCTGGCCGTGTCAAAGTGGAAATGATCCCGGTGATGGCGGTCCGAATTCGGCCCAAGCACGGTCCCAAACGGACCACAGGCTGATTTGTGCAATTTGCGAAGGATCTTACCGCGCTTGCCGCCGCCCCAATCATTCAGCACAGAAATCGCACTGCCATCAGCCAGACGAAACTCCGAGATATCAATTGCATTGCCTTTCGCATGCTCTGATAACCGCGCGCCCCGCTGATGATTGCGGGTACGACACGCATAGTGTGCCGCCACCTTGAAGCTGCGTACGCCACCGCCGGCGTTGCCAATGGTCGGAATGGCCTGCTTGGTGGTCCAGCTGTGCAGCGTGCGCGCCGTCTTACAGTTCATGCTCGACGCCTGGCTTAGCGTAACTCCGCCGACCGAGGTCACAGAGACCGCGTTTGAGATGCCGCAGGCACCGGGGCCTTCGACCGTGCCAATCACAGTACCCTCAATCCCAGGCACGCCACACAGATTGCCGCGCGCCACCAGATCAGGGGCATCATTATCACCACCAATCAGACCGCAACTCGCTAGAACCAAAGGAAAAAACATCGCCACTCGCATATCACTCTGCCTTTTTGATGCGTCCGAAATCCGGTACGCCAGTATCTTGCCCTGCTTCAATAATACCACGGCGGATTTCGCGTGTCCGAGTGAAATATCTATGCAGGTGCTCGCCATCGCCTGCGCGAATGGCGCTTTGCAGTTTGAACAGCTCTTCGCTGAAACGCCCCAGAACATCCAGTGTGGCGTCTTTGTTGTTGAGAAACACATCGCGCCACATGGTGGGGTCGCTTGCGGCTATCCGCGTGAAATCGCGAAACCCAGCGGCTGAGAACTTGACAACCTCGCGGTCTGACACCCGGCGCAGATCATCGGCTACCCCTACCATCGTGTAGGCAATCAGATGGGGAATGTGACTGACCACGGCACAGACTTGATCGTGATGCTCAACGTCCATCCGCTCGGTCAAGGCACCCATGCCCTGCCACAGCGCCTCAAGCTGTTGTGTGGCGTCCTCGTCCGCGCCATCGGGCACAATCAATGTCCAGCGCTCGTCAAAAAGTTCGGCAAAACCCGAGGTCGGGCCGGAATACTCGGTGCCTGCCATCGGATGCGCCGGGACGAAATGCACGCCTTCGGGCAAATACGGCGCGACGGCGTCGATGACGGCGCGTTTGACAGAACCAACGTCGCTCACAGTGGCGCCGGGTTTCAGCGCCGGTGCAATTTCTTCGGCCACCGCGCCCATGGCCCCCACTGGCACACACAGCACCACAAGGTCAGCATCACGCACCGCCTCTACGGCGGTGTCGCAAACCACATCGCACAATCCGATTTCGCGGGCTGTCTGACGCGTCTCGGCTGACCGCGCGTATCCGGCAACCTCACGCGCCAAGCCACCACGTTTCATAGCCCAGAACATTGACGACGCAATCAGGCCTAACCCGATAAGCGCCACGCGGTCATAAATCTGGCTCATGCTTGGCCTCCGGGTGCCCCTGCACCCATGAACTGCCCAATCGCATGGGCCACCCGGCGACAGCTTGGTTCGTCGCCGACGGTTATGCGCAGGCAATGTGGCAGGTTATACCCCGCCACACGGCGCACAATGAGACCAGAGGCCTGAAGGTAGGTGTCGCAGGCTTCTGCCTGTGCCCGGTTGGCAAAGCGCGCCAGCACGAAATTGGCGGTAGACGTGTCCGAGACGACGCCGTGCTCGGCAAGGGCCTCGGCCAGCCAGGCACGCAGCCGTGTGTTCTCAGAGCGGCATTTTTCGGCCCAGGCCTTATCGCGCACTGCGGCCTCGGCCGTCACCAATGCCGCTTGGCTCAGGTTGAACGGTCCGCGAATACGGTTGATCACATCAATCACCGGCGCTGGCGCATAGCCCCAGCCCACGCGCAATCCCCCAAGACCATAAAGTTTGGAAAAGGTGCGCGTCATAACCACATTCTCGCGGGTCTCGACAAGCGACGCGCCGCCATCGTAACCGTCAACATATTCTGCATAAGCCCCGTCGATGACCAGCATCGCCTGTGAAGGTAATCCATCCGCCAGACGCGCCAGTTCCGCCTCACCGATCATCGTGCCCGTGGGGTTGTTGGGGTTGGCGATGAAGACAAGCCTGGTTGCATCCGTGCACGCCGCAAGAATGGCATCAACATCCGTCACCCGTTCGCGCTCCGGCACCTCAACAGGGGTCGCCCCGTTGGCCAGGGCGGCGATCTTGTAGATGGCAAACCCGTGTTCGGTGTGGATGACTTCATCGCCTGGTCCGGCGTAAGCCTGACACAGAAGCGACAGGATCTCGTCACTGCCCACGCCGCAAACAATCTGATCACTGTTCAGACCATGCACCTCGGCAATTGCGCCGCGCAGCGCGGCATGATCCGTCGACGGATAGCGGTGCAGCTCATGTGCCGCGCGCCGAAACGCCTCTTTCGCCGCATCGCTTGGCCCAAACGGATTTTCGTTCGAGCTGAGCTTGATCACGTTCGCGACACCCTCGACATGGCTTGCACCCCCGACATAGGGCGCAATCTCAAGGATTCCAGGCTGTGGCATGATTTTGGTCATTGGTCTCTCCCTGCGGGGTGTTCTAGCCAGCGTCTCCCGCCTTGACCATCCCTTTCACACACGAAAAAGGCCGCGGCGGGTCCCCGTCGCGGCCTCTCTAACTTGATGCAGAACAGGTTAGTTCTGCGCGTAGAATTCGATGACGAGGTTCGGTTCCATCATCACCGGATACGGCACGTCGCCGAGGCCCGGAGTGCGGACGAAGGTTGCAGTCATTTTCGAATGGTCCACATCGAGATAGTCAGGCACATCGCGCTCTGGCAGCTGCGCTGCTTCCAGAACGATGGCCAACTGCTTGGAGCGATCACGCACTTCGATCACGTCACCCTCTTTCACACGGTAGGAGGGGATGTTGACCTTCTGGCCGTTCACACGGACATGGCCATGGTTCACAAACTGACGTGCAGCAAAAATGGTGGGCACGAATTTCGCGCGGTAAACGACCGCGTCGAGGCGGCGCTCAAGCAGACCCACCAGCAACTCACCAGTGTCGCCTTTTGCACGCTCGGCATCGCGGAAGATGCGGCGGAATTGCTTTTCGGTCAGATCGCCGTAGTAGCCCTTGAGTTTTTGCTTGGCACGCAACTGCAGACCAAAGTCAGAGATTTTCGCCTTGCGACGCTGACCGTGCTGGCCGGGGCCATATTCACGACGATTAACCGGGGATTTCGGACGACCCCAGATGTTTTCGCCCATCCGGCGGTCGATTTTGTACTTGGCAGCCGTTCTTTTAGTCATCGACTGATCTCCTCTTCGTGTTTCGAGAGGGCGTTGTCCTTGTCCCGGATTTGGCCGGGCCGACAGGTATCCCCTTGCGGGGGCCACCAACACCAATGAAGCCGCGCTTATACAGGCGTTTCGGGGCGAGTCAACATGCGATCTGCTCAGGTGTGCGCGAGGCATTCCCATGTGAGCGACATCGGCAGGCAATGTTCAAGCGCGCCGCGTCTCAGGAGGCTTCGTGCAGCAAAATGGCCGTCTCGGACTTCGTCAAACTCCGCCGTGCAAAGGCCCCATAGGATTGCGGATCGAACTCGAAATTCGGATTGATCTCAAGCAGCCGGCGCCGATCCTCTTGGTCCAAGGCCGATAGAGCAGCACTGGCGGGATGGAAGCTCTCGGTTTCCACACCATTGGCCCACAGGATCTGATGCCGTGACAAAAGAATGTGGATGTAAGTCACTTCGCGCACCGCCAGATCGACGAGAATGGACCGGTCATTCACCAGATCCCGCGCCGCCACCAGCACTTCGGGCGTGTTGAAAAGCGCACGCGCCACATCACCCTGCAGAACCATGCGATGTTCCGGGCTGACCAAAAGCTCAGCATCGGGGCGGTCCGGACCCAGCGCACCGGGCCGGATGCGCACTGGGCGCAGATGCGGCATCGCAAAAAGCCGCGCGCCGCTCATCCGACGGCTGCCGATCCACTGAACCTCTTGCGCACCATTGTCCTTGGTCTGCACATAATCGCCTTCGCGCAGTTCCTCGACCAATCGCGGCCCTTCAGGCGTTTCAATCCGCGTGCCCGGCGTGAAGCAGATCACACCCCCTCTTCGGTGCCCTGCGCGGTCTGTTTGGTTTGCTGCAATGCGTGATGCACAACCCACATCTCGGTCTCGCGTGGTGGCACCTCGTCGAGGAACATCAGCAAAGGCTGCGCCCCGCCGCCGACCTCGATGACTGTGATCGTATAGCTCTTGATGCCGTTGGTGACGACGAAACAACTGTCGGTCAGCGCCTCGCTCACGTCTATCTGTTCGAGTTGTGTTGTGTTGGTACGCGCCGCTGTGACCAGCCGCCGGACCATTTTAGCTGCGCATCTGCGCCGCGTTTCATCTTGCTCTGTGTTCTCAAGCCGCAATACGCCGCTTGGCCCATCTACACGTACAGTATCCCCGCGCCACGACCACGTTGCCCCAACGGTCAAAGCCCCAAGTGGCGCTTCTTCCAAACCGTCTAATTCTGTCTGCGACCAGGAGATAACAAACGTGCCACGAAAGCTCGTTTCCATTACCTGAATGCCTGCCTTTTATTTTTTTATTAACCAAAGGTTAACAAAAGTGATTCGCTGAGGGAAGCCCTGAATTCACTTGGGTGAAACTATGTTGCGTGACGTCATGTGTTTTGGTCACAGACCTATAAGTGAATTTTCTCCTTTGGTCTGTGCGACAGGGCGTATAGCGTTGAGAAACCCTTATCGAGAAGGTGAACCAATGACGCCGCGAACACCACCCGACACATTTGCAGAGGCACTGTTGTCCTCACCACCCCGACTTGATGGCGGGCGACACGATCGGGCGCGGATTGGCTTTGTGCTGATCCCCAATGAGCAAACCATCGAAGAGGATATGATCCGACACATGCCCACGGGCGTCGGTGCGTTCTTTGCCCGCGCCACCATGCCGCGCGAAATCTCGACCGAAAGCCTGGCTCAGGTGCGCGGGTCTTTGGCCGGAGCCGCCCAGCGCATTTTGCCCGACGACGGGCTTGATGTGATCTGTTTTGCCTGCACCTCTGGCACCGTTGCCGTGGGCGAGCAGCAGACCTGCGAGGAATTGACCAAAGGCGTGCCCGGCGCGACCCCAACCTCTCTGGCAGGCGGCGTACGCAAGGCACTGGCAGCGATTGGAGCCAAAAAGATCGTTCTTGGCAGCCCCTATACCGATGCGTTGAATACCGCCGTTGTCGACTACCTGACAGGTGCAGGTCTTGAGGTTTTGTCAGCCCATGGCATGGGGCTTCACTATGACACCGAAATGGTGCGCGTGGCGCCAGAGTATATCAAGGACTACGCCCGCGCGATTGACCATCCCGATGCAGATGCCGTGCTGCTCAGTTGCGGGGCGCTGCGCAGTCTTGAGGTGGTGGATGAAATAGAACAGAGCTTGGGCAAACCCGTGATCTGTTCCAATCAGGCAATGCTTTGGGACTGCCTGCGATTGGCAGGTGTCAACGACAAGCTGCCCGGACTGGGACGTCTGTTGCGGGACTTCTAAAGCGCCCGCATCCAGAATTGCAGGTCGTGATCGGTCTCACCGGGCTGGTCGATATCTTTCCAGCGATACTGCGCGACAGCCCCCTCCACGGGCGCATATCCCCGCCTGTGCCAAAAGCCGTCCAATGGCCGGTGATCCTCAGGCCTGAGCGGGTGATCCACCGGTCGCACCACACCACAAAACGCCGAATGCGTACACCCAAGACCACGCGCATGCGCCTCACGTGCATCGAAAAACGCATGGCCCACCCCATGACCGCGATACTCCGGCAAAAGCACGCTTTCCGCGCAATAGAAGATGTCAACTAGAGCAATGCCAACACCACTCAGCGCCGCTGCAAAATCCTCGGCGTGGTCCACCATCGGTGTGCCAGTCGATGCCCCCACCAAACGGCCCCCATCAAAGGCACCAACCAGGATCGCATCGTCACTCTCACGATAGGTCTGAAGATAATCGCGCTCATAAGCCAGATCACCGTCATAAATATAAGGCCAGTCGCGAAAGACGGAGATCCTCAGTCGCGCTAGATCATCCAGAGCCATATCAAGCGCGGCTCCGGTCAGGACACGTGTCTCTATCATGGCCCGGCTCATTTCTGCGCCTGATCGAGAAGGTGTTTCAGCTCCTCCAGCAATACGGCCCGATCATAACCACGGTACCAAAGTACCCCTTCACGACGATGCTCCATCTCGGGACGCTCCTGAAACGTGGGCAATCGCCCGGTCATCTGACCTCGCGCATCCAGTGCATAGACAAACGGGATCCAGTTGATCAGCTCACCCCCTGCCCCGGTCTTCACAAGAACCCGGTCCGCGCCTGTGGCATATTTATGCTCAATCGCCGCAATAACAAAATTCTCGGCGGCAAAGCGGGCCAGCGCAGCGGCCTGCGCTTTGTCCTCTTGGGTGGCAAATTCGTTCATGTTGTACCCGGACTCACCTTCGAGCGTGTATTCGAAAAACCCGGACTCGCCCTTCAGGTAGTTCTTCAGCACATGGCACCAGATGCACCACTCGGCCCCGAGCATGACCAGAACTGTCTTGCCTGTCTCCTCCGCCCGCGCTTTTGCATCTGCCAGATGCCGTGTCTGATCCCCGCATTCATCGTAGCTCTCAGCGCGGCCGCCAAAGCAACTTTTCGAAATGACTTGCGGGAAGATGTCAAGCGTGGGTTTGGTCTCATCCGCCGCGCTTGGCAATGCGCCAAACAGCAGGCAGAAAAGCAAGACAACCCAGCGCGTCATGACACCTGACGCGTCCAGTCTGCGAGGTTGTAGTAGGTCACGACCCGGGAAATCTTGCCATCCGTCAGCGAAAAGAATGACCCCGCCGGAAGGCGATAGGTCTGCCCCTTGGCCTCGGGCAGTCCTTCGTCAGTCTCAAGATAAGTGCCGTTCACCACATACTCGGCCGCAGCACGCATACCTGCCTCGGCCTCGAACACCACCATATCGGTTAGCTTTTCACCGTAGCAGCGGTTCATGTGTTCGCAAAAGGCGCGAAATGCCTCTTTGCCCTGCCGCACCTGCCCTTCATTGACGTAGTGTGCCACATCATCGGACAGACAGGCCAGCATTGCGGCCACATCGCCCCGATTAAAGGCCTCAAAATAGGCTTGAACGGTGGCTGTTGTACTCATGTCTCGACCCTCGGTTCCCCCCAACGGGATTTGAGATGCTGGATGATCTGATCACGGCTCTGGCGATAGGCGTTGAGCTTCGCCTCGCGTGTCTCACCTAGCCCAGTGGGGTCCATAATCGGCCAGTAGACCACATCCAGATGAAAGACCCGTGTCAATTCCAGCGCCTTGCGCTGACTGGCCGGGCTGAGTGCCACAACCAGATCAAAAGACGACAGGTCATCGCCCCACTCTTCCATCTCGTCAAAACTGCGGGTGCGATGCCGGGCCAGTTCGACATCCATTTCCTGGCACACGGCAATGGAGAACCCGTCAATATCCATGTCTCCCATGACCCCGGCGGATTGCACATAGGTGCCCGTGCCATAGAATTTCTTCATGATGCCCTCGGCCATAGGCGAGCGCGCCGAATTGTGGTCACAGCAGAACAGAACGGACTGAGGAAGCTCCTCGGCCATGCGCATCAGCCCCCGAAATGCAGCACGCAGATCAGCGTAAAGAGCCGCCGCGCCGTGTCATTGTCGATCTCCGCCTTGCCCTCAAGGCGTTCTTCGAGCACACGCGCGCCCTCATTGTGAATGCCGCGCCGGGCCATGTCGATGGTCTCGATCTGGCTTGGGGGCAGGTTCTTCACCGCATCAAAATAGCTCTCGCAGATGGCCCAGTAATCCTTGACCACCTGCCGGAACGGGCTGAGCGAAAGATGAAACTCGGCCGCGGGTTTATTGTCCTCGGTCTGTACGTCAAAAACGAGCCGCTTTTCGCGAATGGCCAGCCCGACCCGGTAGGGGCCATCAGGTGCGATGCGATCATCGCGCTTGGGCAAAATGAACGAGTTTTCCTCGATCAGATCAAACATCGCCACCTTGCGCTCTTGCTCAATCTCGGGCGTGGGCGGCGGCAGGTTGGCGTCATCCAACTCAATATGACAAATACGGCTCATGGAACATCTCACTGGCAGTCTGGCCAGAGGTCTAGCGCAGGAAATGTAAACGGGCAATGGAATGCCGCGACGCAGCACAGCGTTTTTGCGACGGTGTGGTTTTGGGGGTGGGGCATAAAAGATGGTGGGCAGGATTGCCCACCCTACCGCGAAAGATAGTCCGGTGCTCTTCCAAGGCGAATATCGCGATGTAGGGAGGAGTAAGGCCAATCTACCGCATGCTCAACAAACCCGTGCTTCACCGGGTTCCCCCAACAGTAAGCGACATGGGCGGCATAGTCCGCCTCATTGCGGATCACATGCTCCCAAAAACGCCTTTGCCAAATACCACACTCTCGTTTTGCACGCTTGCTCGCCGACAAAGCCGTAGGGTGGGCAGTTCTGCCCACCGCGCCGCCCAGATTCCGGGAAAACCGGTGTTTGATCTTGCGCCAGCGCTCCGAAAAATCGCAATCGCCCGGCGGCAAAGTCCAGACCGCGTGCAAATGATCCGGCAAAACAACCATCGCGTCGCAGATCACGGGCATATCCCGGATCGTGGCGGCATAGGCTGCGCGCAGCTCGTGGATATGCGTCACAAGCAGATCCGAGCGGCGACTGGCAAGGTTCACCGTGAAGAAGTAACTTGCCCCGGAAACCCGGGCGCGGCGATAGTTTGGCATGTGCCGAGTAAAGCCGATATTGTGTTAATGCTTGGTTGACTTGGGCGGTGGGCAGAACTGCCCACCCTACGCTTGCTTTGCTGGTCATCGGCTTGTTAGT
This window harbors:
- a CDS encoding ketosteroid isomerase-related protein, with protein sequence MSTTATVQAYFEAFNRGDVAAMLACLSDDVAHYVNEGQVRQGKEAFRAFCEHMNRCYGEKLTDMVVFEAEAGMRAAAEYVVNGTYLETDEGLPEAKGQTYRLPAGSFFSLTDGKISRVVTYYNLADWTRQVS
- the hisC gene encoding histidinol-phosphate transaminase, with translation MTKIMPQPGILEIAPYVGGASHVEGVANVIKLSSNENPFGPSDAAKEAFRRAAHELHRYPSTDHAALRGAIAEVHGLNSDQIVCGVGSDEILSLLCQAYAGPGDEVIHTEHGFAIYKIAALANGATPVEVPERERVTDVDAILAACTDATRLVFIANPNNPTGTMIGEAELARLADGLPSQAMLVIDGAYAEYVDGYDGGASLVETRENVVMTRTFSKLYGLGGLRVGWGYAPAPVIDVINRIRGPFNLSQAALVTAEAAVRDKAWAEKCRSENTRLRAWLAEALAEHGVVSDTSTANFVLARFANRAQAEACDTYLQASGLIVRRVAGYNLPHCLRITVGDEPSCRRVAHAIGQFMGAGAPGGQA
- a CDS encoding UPF0262 family protein is translated as MSRICHIELDDANLPPPTPEIEQERKVAMFDLIEENSFILPKRDDRIAPDGPYRVGLAIREKRLVFDVQTEDNKPAAEFHLSLSPFRQVVKDYWAICESYFDAVKNLPPSQIETIDMARRGIHNEGARVLEERLEGKAEIDNDTARRLFTLICVLHFGG
- a CDS encoding thioredoxin family protein; this translates as MTRWVVLLFCLLFGALPSAADETKPTLDIFPQVISKSCFGGRAESYDECGDQTRHLADAKARAEETGKTVLVMLGAEWCIWCHVLKNYLKGESGFFEYTLEGESGYNMNEFATQEDKAQAAALARFAAENFVIAAIEHKYATGADRVLVKTGAGGELINWIPFVYALDARGQMTGRLPTFQERPEMEHRREGVLWYRGYDRAVLLEELKHLLDQAQK
- a CDS encoding prephenate/arogenate dehydrogenase family protein; the encoded protein is MSQIYDRVALIGLGLIASSMFWAMKRGGLAREVAGYARSAETRQTAREIGLCDVVCDTAVEAVRDADLVVLCVPVGAMGAVAEEIAPALKPGATVSDVGSVKRAVIDAVAPYLPEGVHFVPAHPMAGTEYSGPTSGFAELFDERWTLIVPDGADEDATQQLEALWQGMGALTERMDVEHHDQVCAVVSHIPHLIAYTMVGVADDLRRVSDREVVKFSAAGFRDFTRIAASDPTMWRDVFLNNKDATLDVLGRFSEELFKLQSAIRAGDGEHLHRYFTRTREIRRGIIEAGQDTGVPDFGRIKKAE
- a CDS encoding low molecular weight phosphatase family protein; translated protein: MAEELPQSVLFCCDHNSARSPMAEGIMKKFYGTGTYVQSAGVMGDMDIDGFSIAVCQEMDVELARHRTRSFDEMEEWGDDLSSFDLVVALSPASQRKALELTRVFHLDVVYWPIMDPTGLGETREAKLNAYRQSRDQIIQHLKSRWGEPRVET
- a CDS encoding GNAT family N-acetyltransferase; the encoded protein is MIETRVLTGAALDMALDDLARLRISVFRDWPYIYDGDLAYERDYLQTYRESDDAILVGAFDGGRLVGASTGTPMVDHAEDFAAALSGVGIALVDIFYCAESVLLPEYRGHGVGHAFFDAREAHARGLGCTHSAFCGVVRPVDHPLRPEDHRPLDGFWHRRGYAPVEGAVAQYRWKDIDQPGETDHDLQFWMRAL
- a CDS encoding maleate cis-trans isomerase family protein, which gives rise to MTPRTPPDTFAEALLSSPPRLDGGRHDRARIGFVLIPNEQTIEEDMIRHMPTGVGAFFARATMPREISTESLAQVRGSLAGAAQRILPDDGLDVICFACTSGTVAVGEQQTCEELTKGVPGATPTSLAGGVRKALAAIGAKKIVLGSPYTDALNTAVVDYLTGAGLEVLSAHGMGLHYDTEMVRVAPEYIKDYARAIDHPDADAVLLSCGALRSLEVVDEIEQSLGKPVICSNQAMLWDCLRLAGVNDKLPGLGRLLRDF
- the rpsD gene encoding 30S ribosomal protein S4, coding for MTKRTAAKYKIDRRMGENIWGRPKSPVNRREYGPGQHGQRRKAKISDFGLQLRAKQKLKGYYGDLTEKQFRRIFRDAERAKGDTGELLVGLLERRLDAVVYRAKFVPTIFAARQFVNHGHVRVNGQKVNIPSYRVKEGDVIEVRDRSKQLAIVLEAAQLPERDVPDYLDVDHSKMTATFVRTPGLGDVPYPVMMEPNLVIEFYAQN
- a CDS encoding extensin family protein, which codes for MFFPLVLASCGLIGGDNDAPDLVARGNLCGVPGIEGTVIGTVEGPGACGISNAVSVTSVGGVTLSQASSMNCKTARTLHSWTTKQAIPTIGNAGGGVRSFKVAAHYACRTRNHQRGARLSEHAKGNAIDISEFRLADGSAISVLNDWGGGKRGKILRKLHKSACGPFGTVLGPNSDRHHRDHFHFDTASHRGGAFCR
- a CDS encoding DUF2125 domain-containing protein — translated: MRALLTVIVIAALAWSIYWAVGSTGVNTAFNTWFEDRRSEGWVAEVSALETKGFPNRFDTTFSDVSLADPETGLAWEAPFFQIFALSYKPNHVIAVWPNEQRIATPLAKYDLASEDMRASLVTQAATTLPLDRLTLTAEALSVLEEGAREPTRAKALTLAVERQSVAENSYRLGFKADGFSPALDWRVQIDPNGTLPDTLDALSADLTVDFDAPWDINAIQTARPQPRKINLRLAEARWGQLELQAAGEMTVDAAGIPEGEITIKARNWRDILKLAVETGAIPEGFAGSLEDGLSLMSQLAGNPKTLDIPLGLRGGRVLLGPVPIGPAPRLVLR
- a CDS encoding REP-associated tyrosine transposase; this translates as MPNYRRARVSGASYFFTVNLASRRSDLLVTHIHELRAAYAATIRDMPVICDAMVVLPDHLHAVWTLPPGDCDFSERWRKIKHRFSRNLGGAVGRTAHPTALSASKRAKRECGIWQRRFWEHVIRNEADYAAHVAYCWGNPVKHGFVEHAVDWPYSSLHRDIRLGRAPDYLSR